Proteins co-encoded in one Malus sylvestris chromosome 9, drMalSylv7.2, whole genome shotgun sequence genomic window:
- the LOC126582625 gene encoding scarecrow-like transcription factor PAT1 — MQASKEQRISGMSNQLYYQPIQEVEAYCLPRFQTLDPRLHYNESSQSTHLPLQSFHEHYCTLESSWSNGSYTVYNTPSNVSFSPSGSPMSQQDSHSYLSDQYHSPDQTYSSPMSGSCITDDATDLKYKLKQLETVMLGPDSNILDNYCITFPNGASSSLPDEDSWGQIMESISKKDLKQVLIFCAKAVADNDLLMAQWMMDELRQMVSVSGEPIQRLGAYLLEGLVARKASSGSNIYKALRCKEPASCELLSYMHILYEVCPYFKFGYMSANGAIAEAMKDEDSVHIIDFQIGQGSQWVTLIQAFASRPGGPPHIRITGIDDSMSAYARGGGLNIVGKRLSKLAELVKVPFEFHATSMSGCDVQLEHLCVRPGEALAINFAFMLHHMPDESVSTQNHRDRLLRLVKSLSPKVVTLVEQESNTNTAAFYPRFVETLNYYTAMFESIDVTLPRDHKERINVEQHCLAREVVNIIACEGVERVERHELLGKWRLRFAMAGFTPYPLSSLVNATIKTLLDNYSDKYRLEERDGALYLGWKNRDLVASCAWRCKPSTN, encoded by the coding sequence ATGCAAGCATCAAAGGAGCAGAGAATTTCAGGGATGTCAAACCAGTTATATTATCAGCCAATCCAAGAAGTAGAGGCCTACTGCTTGCCTCGTTTCCAAACTTTGGACCCGCGGCTACATTACAATGAGAGCAGCCAAAGTACCCACCTCCCATTGCAGAGTTTCCATGAACACTACTGCACTTTGGAGTCTTCCTGGTCTAATGGTAGCTACACCGTTTATAACACCCCATCAAATGTCAGTTTCTCACCTAGTGGAAGCCCGATGTCACAGCAAGACTCTCATTCGTATCTGTCTGATCAGTACCATTCCCCTGACCAGACCTACAGCTCTCCGATGAGTGGATCCTGCATAACCGATGATGCAACTGACTTAAAGTACAAGCTGAAACAATTAGAAACTGTAATGCTGGGTCCTGATTCCAATATTCTTGATAACTATTGCATTACTTTCCCGAATGGGGCGAGCAGTTCCCTGCCAGACGAGGACAGCTGGGGACAGATTATGGAATCAATCTCTAAAAAGGATTTGAAGCAAGTCCTCATCTTCTGTGCAAAAGCAGTAGCAGATAATGATCTGTTAATGGCACAATGGATGATGGATGAGTTACGCCAGATGGTTTCAGTTTCGGGTGAACCAATTCAGAGGTTGGGTGCATACTTGCTGGAAGGACTAGTTGCGCGGAAGGCATCTTCGGGGAGTAACATCTACAAAGCACTGAGATGCAAAGAACCAGCGAGTTGCGAACTCCTTTCTTACATGCATATTCTCTATGAGGTTTGCCCTTACTTCAAATTCGGGTACATGTCTGCAAATGGAGCCATTGCAGAAGCCATGAAGGATGAGGACAGTGTTCACATCATTGATTTCCAAATAGGTCAGGGGAGTCAGTGGGTCACTCTAATCCAAGCTTTTGCATCCAGGCCTGGTGGACCACCCCACATCCGTATAACAGGTATTGACGATTCCATGTCAGCTTATGCCCGTGGAGGAGGACTAAACATTGTGGGAAAGAGGTTGTCTAAGCTTGCAGAGTTGGTCAAGGTTCCATTTGAGTTCCATGCCACTTCCATGTCTGGTTGTGACGTACAGCTGGAGCATCTTTGTGTTCGACCTGGGGAGGCTTTGGCTATCAACTTTGCGTTCATGCTGCACCACATGCCCGATGAGAGCGTCAGCACTCAGAATCACCGGGATAGGCTGTTGAGGTTGGTTAAGAGCTTGTCTCCGAAAGTAGTGACCCTTGTTGAGCAAGAATCTAACACAAACACTGCTGCATTCTATCCACGCTTTGTAGAAACACTAAATTACTACACAGCTATGTTCGAGTCAATTGATGTGACTCTTCCAAGAGATCACAAGGAGCGGATCAATGTGGAGCAACACTGCTTGGCTAGGGAGGTTGTTAACATAATAGCATGCGAGGGCGTTGAGAGGGTGGAAAGACACGAGCTTCTTGGAAAGTGGAGGTTGCGGTTTGCAATGGCTGGATTTACACCGTACCCTTTAAGCTCCTTGGTAAATGCCACCATCAAGACGCTGCTGGATAACTACTCTGACAAATATCGGCTTGAAGAGCGAGATGGGGCACTCTATCTTGGCTGGAAGAACAGAGACTTGGTTGCTTCTTGTGCATGGAGGTGCAAACCGAGCACGAATTga
- the LOC126634384 gene encoding glucan endo-1,3-beta-glucosidase 1 → MSNFLIKVIISLLVLSVAPLKSVAEFEQWCIADEQTPDSELQAAMDWACGGGGGADCSKIQVNQACYFPNTLKDHASYAFNSYFQRFKHKGGSCYFKGAALITELDPSHVSCHYEFIP, encoded by the exons atgTCGAATTTTCTGATAAAGGTGATAATTTCTCTGCTCGTTCTCTCAGTTGCTCCTCTCAAATCAG TTGCGGAGTTTGAGCAATGGTGCATCGCTGACGAGCAGACGCCGGACAGCGAGTTACAGGCAGCAATGGATTGGGCTTGCGGGGGAGGAGGAGGTGCAGATTGTAGCAAGATTCAGGTGAACCAAGCTTGCTATTTCCCTAACACTCTGAAAGACCATGCTTCCTATGCATTCAACAGCTACTTCCAAAGATTCAAACACAAAGGTGGATCTTGCTACTTTAAGGGTGCTGCTCTAATTACAGAACTTGATCCAA GCCATGTCTCTTGCCACTATGAGTTTATTCCTTGA